From the genome of Trachemys scripta elegans isolate TJP31775 chromosome 2, CAS_Tse_1.0, whole genome shotgun sequence:
agttaaactgatgcaatttTTCTACTGCAGACTAGGCCACATAGCTCTTACTAGTAATTCAGCAGCAGACTAAGATTGATCACAGATAAACATCTTGCTAACTTTCTGTTGATTTCCTTAGGAAGGACTACAGAAATACTAGAACATGACTACAGTAATAATACTGCTGTGAACTGAGGTTTTTACATCTGGTGATTCTCAATAGATCTACAGTGCATCTTATCTACACACCAGCTTCACTTGATAAGTAACTTTTAGACACATACATTCTTTTACCTAAATCATAATTTTATTCTAAATTAAATACTTCTCAGAGGGTACATACTTAATTATGAAAAACTTGAAAGTGACTTAGATGTTAGTGAGATATTCACCTGTAATCTACAAGTTTCACATAGCTCTCCAGAAATAATTCTGACGCAAATAATGGAGTGCAATGGACTGGAAAATCTGTTAGTTCAGCAAAACACTGCTTCTACGGAAATAGTGTTTACATGCATTGAGAAGATAGctgaaagaaagaatgcatgctaAAAGCAGATAGATCTTAGGCATTTTTCAGATAAAACATGTTTTGTGATATCACACCAAACAGAGCTTTTCAGAGCTCAGACAAGAGATAGTGAACTTAATGAGTTTTTAAGCTAAAGAATTCACTCATGTTTTAACATTTGGTTAGAGTGACAGAAGAATTTATGGCAAACTAAGATTAGAATTACATATTACCTATGGTTACACATCATGGTGATTTTCAAGAGAAGATAGTTACAGTGTTCAACTGTTAAATGAATATGAGAAGTTGGTGATATTTCTAGTGGAGAAGGAAAAGGCCCAACTGGTAAATTAATGCTTAACTGGCAATAAATCAAAATCTCACTACAGAGGTATcagggtagcagccatgttagaaCTGTAGATGCTTAATTCAGGTTTTTATTAGTTACTTAACAGGATATCCAAATCATTCATTTCAACTTAGTAAACACTATCATTTAGTGTAATTACCAAAAACATAATATGATGTTGAACTAATGCAACTGTGTCAAACTTCCCAATTTACATTTCTGGATACGAAGGTCTCAAAAACTTTAGGTTCATGGCACACAATTAGACTGGTTAAATTTGTATGGTTTAAAAGGCGTTTATTGATTAGATAAAAAGTAACTTTCGTATTGTATTTTCCTTGTGGCTGCTCTAGTTAGGTTACTCACACAAGCTTCTTTCAAAAGTGAGTTGTCAGAAAAGCTACTACTTTTTAATCTTCTTGGATGTATACCTTTAAACCATGTGCAACATATCGAGTTCACAGCATTACTATTTTCTTATAACATTGCCACCATgtaagctgcttttaaaaataaatccaattcTAACAGAGTTGATATGTTGTTTGTCACAAAAACATTCTTCAAAGCTGAACTACTTTTtccctggggggggtggggggaaaacacaACTAAATGACATTTTACTGTTTGCTAACTGCAAAGCTTTGGTCCTTCTGTCTTAAAAGAACATAGTCAAGTAATTTAAACCCAAACCTGATTCACCTTAAGATAAAAAGTTATTAGCATATTTCTCCCATTCAATTGTCAAGATTAAATTACACCCTCCCACTACCCTCCGACAAGAAGAAACCACTATTTTTGTAGATCCCATACAAGGACATTGTGCTTTTGCTGACTCTGCAGTAGCAGTTGAACTGTTCTAAGAGCTGTTGACACCAGATACACAAAATCCATATGTTGGGACATAAAAGTGAAAATGAGAAGCAAGTTTGCCTCTGTTTCATTAGATGAAAGGTGTGGAGAACATTTACCATGTAAGCAGAAGATCTATTCAGGTGCTGGGAAGGAAACCATTTTTTCCAAGCTTAATGGATATTACAAACAATGAAGAAAAAGAGCAGACAGTACCCATTGACCAGGTAGGAAGAGGTGTACTATACAAACACCAGCTGAAAAACTGAAGTGCTCATATTTCACATATTCCGAGACCATTTGGCAATAAAAAACACTTTGAACTTTGAAATATGCTATATTTGCATAAACATTCATGCAGCTCAAAATGGTGGCCTAGCTAAACCTTGTGGCATGTGTCCCTTGAACCtggagatttaattttttttttttttaaatatatatatttcagccGGCTGAATGGAATTCTGATGGTTCAAGTGCAAAGCTCCTTTTGTAGCAGGCCATTGTATGTGGAAGATGATCAACTGTGAACAGACAAATTATTCCACCATAACTTACATAGAATTCTATTGTATCCTACAATCAAACTGGAAATATACACAACCAAAGAAGATTTAGTCCCCAGCTGTATCTAGCTGATGACTAGACTTGGGTAAGTATTTATCATATGCTTTCAATTATGGCAAAGTTAGAGATGAGCATACCTTAAAAAGTTCATTTTGGCACCTAGCAGTCTAAATTCTTGTTAGTATacggggggaaaaaagtgagctGAATTTAAGAATAGGCTCTTAAATTTTCTCAATACTTTCCACTTCCAGATAAATTAGAAATGTTACAAGGTTTAGCAGTAGTTGGCTGCTTCTGTTATAACATGGGAGAGGAAAGTTCTGAACATCCTAAAGTCTATAAATGATTTTGTTGAAAGGTTTTGGGTGGGTTATTTTATCCACATTGGTTTGCCCATCTGTAACCCAAATatcaattttataaattttaCAATTTATTCACAGCATAAATGTGAACATGTGATTCCTCATATAAAAATCTGCTTAAAGATAAGCAgtcacaaaccaacaaaaactaagttttaaaaattttccattatGAAATTTATTTAGAACTCAGGGAGTAAGTGTTGTAGGTTTCCATTTGTCTATTATCATACCGATCTCACTATCAAGTAAATTGCActagcttcccctcccctcccccccttttattTATAGGTTAATTTTCTTAACAGCAAGAACATTCTGCGTAGTGCATTCTCGAACACTACTGCATTTCCTGGGTGCTCAAAGCCATTTTAGCTTCAGCTTAATGTCTCATATCAACACCCAAAGCACAAAATAATGACAAGAATACAATAGCTATTGCATCTTACTGGTGAAGTTAGATTTATCATCCTcttctaagaattattttggtaGTAAAAATCTCCAGCCTGCCTCTTAAAGAAAGCAACTTATTGTCACATTGTTCACCATGTTTGTTTTATGGAATCTTGTTTTGTGACATGAGAGAAGAACGAGTATAACAGGCAATTACCAGCAGGAATTGAACAAAGGACAATTACATGTTCCATTCAAAAATGAGTTAATATCGTTGGCTTGCCAATCCTTTCCCCTTAAAATCTTAATATAAACATTGGACGTATTTAAGAAATCTATGAAAGATTCTCAAACATCTGTTTAATACCCCTTTACTTCAATGAAGAACAAAAGGGCCACCACTATTCAGCTTTTCTTGTATAAACaatggggaggcaggggagagggaaaaaaactaCCTCTTTGGTAGCCATATTTAGGAAGTTTCAAAGGCTTTGATCTAAGAGTAAATACAGAGTTTACATAACTGATCACAAACAGTGGAAAGGAGCCATTATAGCTATTATAAATCTTGTATATTAGGTCAAGTGACAGTACATTATGAATAAACTTACATTTTATATAGAACAGAAGAGGGGAGTATACATACACTAGTTAGCATTAGTTAATAACATGGCTCTTTAATTCTAATTCCACTATCAGAAGAGCTGCATTTTTATTAGAGAAGTGAcctgaacattttaaattgttcAAAGGGGTGAGTTAAGTTATGACTGAAAAATAAATCAGGTATACTTGTCCATTTCTAAAAACATAgctaaattttaattaaaaaaaacaaccataaaAATTATCCTAGATACTGTTTTCAATCCAACGTAAATGTTTATGCCAGTTTACAAATCCTTGAAAAAGGGGATTTATAATGCAAGTGCTGATATAACTGAAGTTATAACTATGCTAAAGGGACAATTACCCTGTAAGGTGATAAAGTTCAGAGGTTTAGAAATTGCAACAATAAGAGAAAGTTAGAAATGCTAAACACCTACACATTTAGCTAATATTAGCTTTTAAGTAGCATTGGCTTAAACTCCAGTATTTTAAATGATCATTGCATTAAAAGATAAAGTTCTGCCACGCCTAAAGGATAAGGCATAGCCATCTACTAAttggcatatttatttatttgtctgtttGGGAAAAGGGCCTTATTTGTGTAAGCAGCAAAACAAATATAAACTTGAATGATTGCTATGCAACAGATCTGAAGATAATTGCCTCTGCAGTGAACTTTACAGTTCTCAACCGCACACACGCAGCATGCTATATGAAAAAAGTTACTAACTGAACTACAGGTATTAAATACTGaaaaaagttttacatttttattataatttattttatttaacaatcTAAGAAGTTTGCAGCCATCAGCAGTTCCAGTGCAATTTCAGGTGCAATTGGGAATTCAGGAATCTCCGTGGAGCTGTTAGTGTAGCGAACCTTGTAGGTGAAATACATGCATACTTTGGATAGAACATGGGATGGAATCTCTCTAAAATTCACctcatttgtttcattttcagcaaactgacctgtttaaaaaaaaaggaagaaagaatcaGCATCAAAATTCCCTTGATAACGAACACAATTATATTGCATGTGTGCAAACTCATCTACTTCATGTTAGTGTAGTCCCTTGTTAGGAATTAGATATTTTCAGTGTACAAGATGTACAGCATAGTGTGTTAAGACATGCCACAGTTACTGGAGCCAGGGACATAATTTCCATcaccttttgtttaaaaatattctgtttgttTGGGTTAATGACTGCCTACAAGCAATATGTGGAACAAAGGTTTGATCCTGATCTCAGTCTATGCTAGGAGTGCTCTCTGACAGTACCATATTCAGCCCTGTAAAACCCACACTATTGTAAACACCTACAAGAAAGGTGGTCAATCAATGATGACCATGTGGCCTGGCTACTAGGGAGagctgtttattttgtttaaataaacctTTCAGGTGATTTGGAAACATCCAGTTGTACAACAGGGGCACCACATGACCCTACTTCTGTTACCATTGCACTTCCTTCCTTTGTACAGTTTGTCATTTGCTTGTTGTGTCTTGTCTTTAATTATACTGTATGCTCGTTAAGGCATGAACGGTATCTACCCTTTgggtgtttgcacagcacctaccacaataggGCTCCTATTATCCCTGCAGAGCCAATACAGCTTTTGAGAGTGAAACAGCTTCTATTTCCAGCTTGAGAATTGTCAGCAGATTTGATTACTAATTTCCAGCCCAAATTTCATGGGAAGAAGTAGGAAGGCAAAGCAGATTTTAACATACTTTGTAAAGCCATGCAACTTAAATAGGGAACATCCACATCAAATAAATATTCAAGTATCATTGAAACCAAGATCcattaaaatgttttcacttttcaTAATCTTCTATTACATCTGAAGAGGTTTTTTTATGTGGATGGAGGAGCAGTTATTTAACTTGCTGTTAACTGTCTTAGAGATGTTCTGTACACGTGGACCCCACTCAGAGGTGCACATGCACTTGAGATCAGAATCTTTTAAAACACTAGTGTCTGTCGGTGCTGCACATGCACCTTGTATGCTCCCATGTCATTCCTCCCAAAGGCATAAAAGACAGAGCATCTCCAATGCTATTCCCTTCTCCTTTGTCAAGATTCTGGGCTGTAAGACTCGAGCTGCAAAGAGGGTCCACATAGGAGCCACATGTAcagaacatctcaaagaaccagttaCTATAAGGCagaagtccccaaactgtggggcacgcccTGCAAGGGGGGCACTGAGGAACATTTcgggggcacagggagggagcgccacgtAGCtgtttctggccccagccccctgcctggagctccACGCTGGGTGCCCCAGTTgccagcccccaaccccactccagcggtggccccagccttggcccccagcCTCCTTACCCCTGTCCGCATCCCCCCGTCAGAGCCACGGCCCCACTCCCAGGCAtagttctgggggcggggggggggaggatgcagATAGAGGAAAGGGGgggcatgaggtaaaaagtttggtgACCACTGGAGGAATATCCTAGATCTACCATAGTTGAAATTTGCAGAGAACTCCATTCATACATTCACCAACTACTATTCAGTGGTTTCAGCCTCCAGATCTGATGCTTAGTTTGGTTGGGCAGTACTACAATCCTTATTCATATAAGCTCCTAGATTCCCTCCTCCTAAAGAAGTGGACTCTTTACTGATCACCAAGAATGGGATCCATATGTACAAATTGTCAAAGAAGAGAGAATGCTTGGTTAATAAACAGACCTCAGTCATCATTGAAATGCTTTCCTGACTGGAAGAAAAAGGATGGGATGAATAGAATTCCTCAATAGAAGGTACTGttcccctttgggggggggggggtcactgaaAATGAGGCGGGctcacagattttctgtgtgacccAGTGGATGAAAAAAATTCTTCATAAAAATCAATACTCAGGCAGGTTTTGAAACTATGGATAGTGAAGAGATATCTAAAAGTGGTGACACTAGTTCTGGGATAAATCTGAGCTCTGCTGGATTAGTGAAGAAAGCCCTGTAAGCTTGATGGTACTGGGAGCAAAGGTTGGTGCCACAGATCTTTCCATAGTTGGTAACAAAGTGAGTGTCAGAGATGGTACTGTTGAATACAGTACCAAAAGCTGCTCCAAGAACCAGActtatagattcacagattctaggactggaagggacctcgagaggtcatcgagtccagtcccctgccctcatggcaggaccaaatactgtctagagtctagaccatccctgatagacatttatctaacctactcttaaatatctccagaaatggagattccacaacctccctaggcaatttattcgtgtgtaaccaccctgacaattaagaactttttcctaatgtccaacctagacctcccttgctgcagtttaagcccattgcttcgtgTTCtagccttagaggctaagatgaacaagttttctccctcctccttatgacacccttttagatacttgaaaactgctatcatgtccccgctcagtcttctcttttccaaactaaacaaacccaattctttccttcataggtcatgttctcaagacctttaatcattcttgttgctcttctctggaccctttccaatttctccacatctttcttgaaatgcggtgcccagaactggacacaatactccaactgaggcctaaccagcgcagagtagagcggaagaatgacttctcgtgtcttgctcacaacacgcctgttaatgcatcccagaatcatgtttgctttttttgtaactgcatcacactgactactcatatttagcttgtggtccactagaacccctagatccctttctaccgtactccttcctagacagtctcttcccatggACAGGGAGGATAAGGCAATCTGAAATTCAATGTCAAAGAACTCAAAGATTGAATGAGCGCTCTTTGTTCCCTGAGAACCTGGAGTGACATCTTTTATGGATGGAGTACTCGCTGAATGAGGTTCTGAAGGAGATCCAGGAACAACTTTTGAGTTAGATGCTCCTCTCATGGATTTCTCCATCAGGAACCACTTTAAGTGCACCTCCTTGGCTTCGTAGTTGCattttggtgggtttttgttAAAGATTTGATAGAATGGTGAATTCAAAAATGTGAATCTAATCACTAATTATAGAACAGCCAAAGTGGTGTAACTAGCCAATATAAACCCCCTTGCAGTTTTGGATGAGGCCCAGAATCAGTCATGAGGTGACTTCCTATACCCAAATTTAAGTCTGAATGCCCTTTTGTCCCTGAAATTTAAGAGGATTCGGATGCAGTTTGGTTTAGTTTTAATATAGGTTCATATTCACAGACCATTTGCTATATCTCCAGATATAATTTGTCTATCTAGCAGTTAGAATCTTTTCACATGTAAACAGTTTTACCTTGATGATTTTTATACATAATGTGCTCAACCATGGAACCTGATTATACCATTTTTATAGAACACCCAGCTCAGGTGCCTGGACTCTTACCGGACTCTTTGTCCTTCATGGTGCTGTAGCcgtttttgatttttaattggCAAGCCACGCCCACAGAGTCACAGCCATGTACTACTATTTGCAGATGTGGGACAGGCATGTATAGGCCCACCTAAAATTAAAGGAACACCCTCTCAGCTAAGGGGAGGAACCACTAAGCTCAGGCTACAAGTGAGTGCATGGGACAAcaaagggggggaggaaggggaggaaaaaaaaaaataaaaaaaagctacaggagtgaggtcaaagtttgaagaaaaaaaatcagagaaccAGAAGGGAACACCGGACATAGAACCCCTGACAGCATCTGCTGCTCCTCAAAGGGATCTATGGAGTCAGTGGACACtccccagaggaactctgcccagagatGTGATTGAATGAGGGACCGGAAATAGACCCCACAGTCACAGAGTGCCCCCTacatccagcttcctcctcctggagtGACTGGTGTGCAtagatcaggaggtgtggggaaaaCTGCAGCCAGAACCCTCAGTAAGAGGGGCTGCAAGATGATGCACTCTACATAgatgtgcgccagggtctccctctcatCACGAAAGGGACAGGCATCAGGGGAGTTCATGAACCACACTAAGTACACGTTCATACTCGTAACTCCCAAAAAGGAGCCGCCAACAAATATATCCAATGGGTTGTGGAACCAGAGTAGAGTACAGATTGGCTCAGAGTTCCTTGCCCTTCTCAGGTGGCAGCAGGTCTCACAATGTGGTGTTGGGGCAGGACACAAGGGCAAGAAAGTGAATGGCATGATGCACAAGTGTATACAGATGTTTTCTGGGCATAGTTTGGAAGTGGACCAGCTGGATGTCGTGGAGCTCAGGCGGTTGTCAGGGGTGGCTGTGGAGACACACAGCAGG
Proteins encoded in this window:
- the ELOC gene encoding elongin-C → MDGEEKTYGGCEGPDAMYVKLISSDGHEFIVKREHALTSGTIKAMLSGPGQFAENETNEVNFREIPSHVLSKVCMYFTYKVRYTNSSTEIPEFPIAPEIALELLMAANFLDC